A stretch of the Desulfovibrio sp. JC022 genome encodes the following:
- the ribB gene encoding 3,4-dihydroxy-2-butanone-4-phosphate synthase: protein MNQNLLSQYGTPVERVEKGLQALREGRGILVTDNESRENEGDLIFSAEKLSDEQMAMMIRECSGIVCLCLTEEKIEQLDLPMMVEANSSRYQTGFTVTIEAAKGVTTGVSAADRVTTVKAAIADGAQSADLHRPGHVFPLRARSGGVLEREGHTEATVDMMTLAGLNPCGVLCELTNPDGTMARLPEIVEFGRKHDMPVLTVDDIINYRIEFAKKAS, encoded by the coding sequence ATGAATCAGAATCTATTGTCCCAGTATGGTACCCCTGTTGAGAGGGTAGAGAAAGGTCTTCAGGCTTTACGTGAAGGTCGTGGAATTCTTGTGACTGACAATGAAAGTCGCGAGAATGAAGGCGATCTCATTTTTTCTGCGGAAAAGCTCAGCGATGAGCAGATGGCCATGATGATCCGTGAATGCAGCGGAATCGTCTGTCTTTGCCTGACCGAAGAAAAAATAGAGCAGCTTGATCTGCCCATGATGGTCGAAGCCAATTCCAGTCGTTATCAGACTGGATTCACCGTAACCATCGAAGCTGCCAAGGGTGTTACTACCGGCGTTTCCGCAGCTGACCGTGTGACCACGGTCAAAGCCGCCATTGCCGATGGAGCACAGTCTGCGGATCTGCATAGACCCGGACATGTGTTTCCTTTGCGCGCCCGCTCCGGTGGTGTTCTGGAGAGAGAAGGGCACACCGAAGCTACTGTGGATATGATGACCCTCGCGGGCCTTAATCCCTGCGGTGTTCTCTGTGAACTGACCAACCCGGATGGAACTATGGCAAGGCTGCCGGAGATTGTTGAATTCGGCCGGAAACACGACATGCCTGTGCTGACCGTAGATGACATAATTAATTACAGAATTGAGTTTGCTAAAAAAGCATCATGA
- a CDS encoding cupin domain-containing protein, producing the protein MDAKNIKDVEGIKVQQIGYKGENHEVKGVTIRWLSKSGKDANGQPEYGLRHFTVEPGGEIPTHNHFYLQTVYVEKGQFECFACNPETDEVTESKICGPGDFVFSDCMEPHGMRNISDTEEATFLCCIGCVYEK; encoded by the coding sequence ATGGACGCTAAAAACATTAAAGATGTCGAAGGTATTAAAGTTCAACAGATTGGCTACAAAGGTGAAAACCATGAAGTAAAAGGCGTAACCATCCGCTGGCTCTCCAAATCCGGTAAAGACGCAAATGGACAGCCGGAATACGGCCTGCGCCACTTCACAGTAGAACCCGGCGGTGAAATCCCGACCCACAACCATTTCTATCTCCAGACCGTATATGTAGAAAAAGGCCAGTTCGAATGTTTTGCCTGCAACCCTGAAACAGACGAAGTCACTGAGAGCAAAATATGCGGTCCCGGAGACTTTGTCTTTTCCGACTGCATGGAACCACACGGCATGCGCAACATCAGCGACACTGAAGAAGCTACTTTCCTATGTTGCATCGGCTGTGTCTACGAAAAATAG
- the metG gene encoding methionine--tRNA ligase: MDSFFITTPIYYVNAKPHLGHAYTTILADSMNRFHKLLGDETFFLTGTDEHGDKIVQAAEKGGQTPREYVDEISSLFSGLWPGLQIENDDFIRTTQDRHIKCVQEVLQKVYDKGDIYFGEYGGHYCFGCERFYTEKELVDGKCPQHETVPKYIAEKNYFFKMSKYQDWLIGHINANPDFIRPERYRNEVLSLLKSGALEDLCISRPKSRLEWGIELPFDKDFVTYVWFDALINYITALEYPDGEKFEKFWPKANHLVAKDILKPHAVFWPTMLKAAEIEPYQHLNVHGYWLIKDTKMSKSLGNVVSPLEMAEKYGVNAFRYFLLREMVFGNDSSFSEEALVGRLNADLANDLGNLFSRTLSMTHKYFEGKVPAQGDEADEDCEIKSLGRKAMAEFQNNFMDAKFSRGLEGLWELVRGLNKYIDTTQPWALYKEENMSRLGTVMYVLLENMRKIAVHLWPVMPDASEQMLAQLGIKFAPEKVNLQGEIDVWGLLDPGSEVAKKSNLFPRVELSKEEPAPKKKEAKKSKKQSKQVKEEIPGVIEFPDFQKVDMRVGTVLSVAKHPDADKLLLVKIDTGEDEPRQVVAGLAEFFKPEDLEGRQVVVVVNLKPRKLRGEVSQGMILAVRNGEEMQLLSVSAPVGNGCKVS, encoded by the coding sequence TTGGATTCGTTTTTTATTACAACTCCCATCTATTATGTTAATGCTAAGCCGCATCTCGGCCATGCTTATACAACAATTCTTGCTGATTCCATGAACAGGTTTCACAAGCTGCTGGGAGATGAAACTTTCTTTCTCACCGGAACAGACGAACACGGTGATAAGATTGTGCAGGCCGCTGAAAAAGGCGGTCAGACACCCCGTGAATACGTCGACGAGATAAGCTCTCTGTTCAGCGGCCTGTGGCCCGGTTTGCAGATTGAGAACGACGATTTCATCAGAACCACCCAGGACAGGCACATCAAGTGCGTTCAGGAGGTTCTGCAAAAAGTTTATGACAAAGGTGATATTTACTTCGGTGAGTATGGCGGTCATTACTGCTTCGGGTGTGAAAGATTTTATACCGAAAAGGAACTTGTTGACGGGAAATGCCCGCAGCATGAAACCGTTCCCAAATATATTGCAGAGAAGAACTACTTCTTCAAAATGTCCAAATATCAGGACTGGCTCATTGGGCATATCAATGCCAATCCCGATTTTATCCGCCCCGAAAGGTATCGCAATGAGGTCCTGAGCCTGCTTAAGTCCGGTGCTCTTGAAGACCTTTGTATTTCTCGTCCCAAGAGTCGTCTTGAGTGGGGGATTGAGCTTCCTTTTGATAAGGATTTCGTGACCTACGTGTGGTTTGATGCTCTCATCAACTACATTACAGCACTTGAATATCCTGATGGCGAGAAATTTGAAAAATTCTGGCCCAAAGCCAATCATCTTGTTGCCAAGGATATCCTCAAGCCCCACGCAGTTTTCTGGCCTACAATGCTTAAAGCTGCCGAGATTGAGCCTTACCAGCATCTTAATGTGCATGGTTATTGGCTGATCAAAGACACCAAGATGTCCAAATCTCTTGGTAACGTTGTTTCCCCGCTGGAAATGGCCGAGAAATACGGTGTTAACGCATTCCGTTATTTCCTGTTGCGTGAAATGGTTTTCGGTAATGATTCCAGCTTTTCCGAGGAAGCTCTTGTGGGCCGTCTCAATGCTGATCTTGCTAACGATCTCGGCAACCTTTTCAGCCGGACCCTGTCCATGACCCACAAATATTTTGAGGGTAAGGTTCCTGCTCAGGGTGATGAAGCTGATGAGGATTGCGAAATCAAGAGTCTCGGTCGTAAGGCCATGGCTGAATTCCAGAATAATTTTATGGACGCTAAATTTTCCCGTGGACTCGAAGGACTCTGGGAACTTGTGCGCGGTCTGAATAAATATATTGATACCACCCAGCCTTGGGCTCTTTACAAAGAAGAGAACATGTCACGGCTCGGTACTGTTATGTATGTTCTGCTTGAGAACATGCGTAAAATAGCGGTCCATCTCTGGCCGGTCATGCCTGATGCCAGTGAACAGATGCTTGCACAGCTTGGCATTAAATTCGCCCCTGAAAAGGTCAACTTGCAGGGCGAAATTGACGTTTGGGGACTGCTTGATCCCGGCTCAGAAGTAGCCAAGAAGTCCAATCTCTTTCCGCGTGTTGAGCTGTCCAAGGAAGAACCTGCTCCCAAGAAAAAGGAAGCAAAGAAATCCAAGAAGCAGTCCAAGCAGGTCAAGGAAGAGATTCCCGGAGTTATCGAGTTTCCTGATTTCCAGAAAGTGGATATGCGTGTTGGTACCGTGCTTTCCGTAGCCAAACATCCTGATGCAGACAAATTGTTGCTGGTCAAGATTGATACCGGCGAAGATGAGCCCCGTCAGGTCGTGGCCGGATTGGCTGAATTCTTCAAACCGGAAGATCTGGAAGGCCGTCAGGTTGTTGTGGTTGTAAACCTCAAGCCTCGCAAGTTGCGTGGAGAAGTGTCTCAGGGCATGATCCTCGCGGTGCGTAACGGCGAAGAGATGCAGCTGCTTAGCGTTTCCGCGCCTGTTGGAAATGGGTGTAAGGTTTCGTAG
- a CDS encoding S9 family peptidase — translation MGIGNSVSPDAVILRQGKGITVGNSTMVLKRGSEARSLSSLAAYEFGEDDFRGHYETSTGRQVVILDARAEYGRLILHDRKSGLLRKLKKSEYGDFIYTYGPSFDEDEPVQGSVVFLPGDEHWIHRFMWLPDGEPAEYPVKGRVDAYEVEDDAEHCELFVPAAKGKFPAVVLVRYGLDIPYGQFAEVARHLCGRNVVVLCAENLSSDELRKAYDALQGHSKVKPERIGVWARGYGAKKMPRMDLPAGLFKFVILTIDHPDGRLFPERLASVLADGLPTFIGFRGVSVDWKRVVPVMLTGFQSAPHQIVMIDEDCPATGREGTDQKWIDCLSGDFVNSISAWLDSN, via the coding sequence ATGGGAATCGGTAATTCTGTTAGTCCTGATGCTGTGATTCTGCGGCAGGGCAAGGGCATTACCGTTGGGAACTCAACTATGGTGCTCAAGCGTGGGTCGGAGGCTCGGTCTCTTTCGTCCTTGGCGGCTTATGAATTTGGTGAGGATGATTTTCGCGGACATTATGAAACATCCACTGGGCGACAGGTGGTCATTCTTGATGCTCGTGCCGAGTACGGGCGGCTGATTCTGCATGATCGTAAAAGTGGGTTGCTGCGTAAATTGAAAAAATCTGAATATGGCGATTTCATCTACACCTACGGTCCTTCTTTTGATGAAGATGAACCTGTTCAGGGTTCGGTGGTCTTCTTGCCCGGTGATGAACACTGGATACACCGCTTCATGTGGCTGCCTGATGGTGAGCCTGCTGAATATCCGGTAAAAGGGCGTGTGGATGCTTATGAAGTTGAGGATGATGCAGAGCATTGCGAATTGTTTGTGCCTGCGGCAAAGGGAAAGTTTCCGGCTGTGGTGCTGGTTCGTTACGGTCTTGATATTCCATACGGGCAGTTTGCCGAGGTTGCGCGCCATCTTTGTGGACGGAATGTGGTTGTTTTGTGCGCAGAAAATTTGAGTTCTGATGAGTTGCGTAAAGCTTATGATGCATTGCAGGGGCATTCCAAGGTTAAGCCTGAGCGGATAGGTGTCTGGGCCAGAGGTTACGGGGCAAAAAAAATGCCCCGCATGGATTTGCCTGCGGGGCTTTTTAAATTTGTCATCCTGACCATAGATCATCCTGATGGACGTCTATTTCCAGAAAGGCTCGCGTCTGTTCTGGCTGACGGTTTACCGACTTTCATCGGTTTTCGCGGTGTCAGTGTCGACTGGAAGAGGGTGGTACCGGTGATGCTGACCGGATTCCAGTCTGCCCCCCATCAAATCGTCATGATTGATGAAGACTGCCCGGCTACGGGCAGAGAGGGGACAGACCAAAAGTGGATCGATTGCTTATCCGGCGATTTTGTCAACAGTATTTCCGCCTGGCTTGATTCAAACTAG
- a CDS encoding MauE/DoxX family redox-associated membrane protein: protein MEFRALPRIILGIVFIVASLDKIVDPLAFAEIIKNYQILPEMMIGPVAFFLPWLEFVCGAMLVCGVFIDTAVAILVAMLLVFIAALSANLYRGIDVACGCFSTDISSASDMQMTIVRDVVLLVISGLALKWRKDEI from the coding sequence ATGGAATTTAGAGCATTACCTCGCATTATTCTCGGGATTGTTTTTATTGTCGCCAGTCTGGATAAGATTGTTGATCCGTTAGCTTTCGCTGAGATCATCAAGAATTATCAGATCCTGCCGGAAATGATGATCGGCCCCGTGGCTTTCTTTTTGCCATGGCTGGAATTTGTCTGCGGAGCTATGCTGGTCTGCGGCGTGTTCATCGACACAGCTGTAGCAATTCTTGTGGCAATGCTGCTGGTCTTCATAGCTGCTCTCTCCGCCAATCTTTACCGGGGCATAGATGTGGCTTGCGGCTGTTTTTCCACTGATATTTCAAGTGCATCCGACATGCAGATGACCATCGTCAGAGATGTTGTTCTGCTGGTTATTTCCGGGCTGGCTTTGAAGTGGAGGAAGGATGAGATATAA
- a CDS encoding IS66 family transposase: protein MRHIRPKYACRSCEGVEDDGPTIKTAPMPAQLIPQGIVTPGLLAYILTNKFVDGLPFYRQSNMFKRLGVDLSRATMSGWTLRAAEACSPLLELLYEQIRSGPIINMDETTVQVLKEPGRKNTSKSYMWVARGGDPEHPAVLFHYDPGRGGKVAEEIVGDFNGFLQTDGYIGYKALGEREGIKHVGCLVHVRRKFHDIIKTGSKKKSGTAQTILNLIGKLYRLEKKAREQQLDPDAVLVMRQEQAKPIVDKIKEQLDSRAKTTPPQSLLGKAITYALGQWEKIEVYLKDGRLQPDNNVAENAIRPFVVGRKNWLFSGSPRGAKASSTIYSLIETAKACDLNPYEYLLHVFERLPQAKGEDDLKALLPQAISKNAS, encoded by the coding sequence ATCCGTCATATCCGGCCCAAATATGCCTGTCGTTCCTGCGAGGGTGTAGAAGATGATGGCCCTACCATCAAAACAGCTCCCATGCCAGCCCAACTGATCCCGCAAGGCATAGTCACTCCCGGACTGCTGGCTTATATTCTGACCAACAAATTCGTCGACGGGCTGCCGTTTTACAGGCAATCGAACATGTTTAAACGGCTTGGAGTGGATCTTTCCCGGGCGACAATGTCCGGTTGGACATTGCGGGCGGCTGAAGCGTGTAGCCCTTTATTGGAGTTACTTTACGAGCAAATCCGCTCCGGACCGATCATCAACATGGATGAGACCACGGTGCAGGTCCTGAAGGAACCTGGAAGAAAGAATACTTCGAAATCATACATGTGGGTGGCCCGTGGCGGTGATCCTGAGCATCCCGCCGTGCTCTTCCATTATGACCCCGGCAGGGGCGGGAAGGTGGCCGAAGAAATCGTCGGCGATTTTAACGGCTTCCTGCAAACTGATGGCTATATCGGCTACAAAGCCCTGGGTGAGCGCGAAGGAATCAAGCATGTCGGCTGTCTGGTCCATGTGCGGCGCAAATTTCATGATATAATCAAAACCGGCTCCAAGAAGAAGTCGGGAACCGCCCAGACGATTTTGAATCTTATCGGGAAGCTTTACAGGCTGGAAAAGAAAGCACGGGAACAGCAGCTTGATCCCGATGCGGTTCTGGTCATGCGTCAGGAGCAGGCCAAGCCGATTGTGGACAAGATTAAGGAGCAGCTCGACTCCCGCGCGAAAACAACACCTCCCCAGAGTCTTCTTGGGAAAGCTATCACCTATGCCCTCGGCCAGTGGGAAAAGATAGAAGTTTACCTTAAGGACGGTCGTCTACAGCCGGATAACAACGTAGCTGAAAACGCAATTCGCCCCTTCGTCGTAGGCCGAAAGAATTGGCTCTTCTCCGGTTCTCCCCGAGGCGCAAAAGCCAGTTCCACCATTTATTCTCTCATAGAGACTGCCAAGGCTTGTGACCTGAATCCTTATGAATACCTACTTCATGTGTTTGAACGGCTGCCCCAGGCCAAGGGTGAAGACGATCTCAAAGCCTTATTGCCACAGGCTATTTCAAAGAACGCATCCTGA
- a CDS encoding IS66 family transposase zinc-finger binding domain-containing protein: protein MPEIWITKNGRRPISEAYPRVEVVHDIPEEDNICPCGCALTRIGEEVSEKLDIIPQKI from the coding sequence TTGCCGGAAATCTGGATCACAAAAAATGGACGTCGCCCTATCTCCGAAGCATACCCTCGGGTAGAAGTCGTTCATGACATTCCTGAAGAGGACAATATTTGCCCCTGTGGCTGCGCTTTAACGCGTATCGGAGAAGAGGTCAGCGAGAAGCTGGACATCATTCCGCAGAAAATCTAA
- a CDS encoding transposase translates to MSNRKYSEEFKKSAVKLVTELGYSYNEAAEQLGCSSWSIRQWAKKYGKIKDVPPEFEHISAADEMKKIREENARLRMENEILKKAAAYFAKESL, encoded by the coding sequence ATGAGTAACCGAAAGTATTCAGAAGAATTTAAGAAGTCCGCCGTTAAGCTCGTCACCGAGTTGGGCTATTCATACAACGAAGCTGCGGAGCAACTTGGATGTAGTTCCTGGTCGATCCGGCAATGGGCTAAAAAGTATGGCAAAATAAAAGACGTGCCACCGGAATTTGAGCATATTTCTGCTGCTGATGAGATGAAAAAGATTCGGGAAGAAAACGCCCGACTCCGCATGGAGAATGAAATTTTAAAAAAGGCAGCGGCGTACTTTGCCAAGGAGTCCCTATAA
- a CDS encoding alpha/beta hydrolase, which produces MGCFNARAIFNYLVFLFFLLLSTSCASTLNPTERMQLLVQGTDFQYEKIRTIDFDLVTYSRIEPGAENLTIYIEGDGQAWRTRSRVSFDPTPHNPLGFMLAALDPALSVVYLARPCQFVGGTEARNCDVSCWTSGRFSKKNVQAIDEAISQVKQQAKAQKIHLVGYSGGGAIALLVAAQRDDILSVRTVAGNLDHKKWTSPYLRSIPSGRSRS; this is translated from the coding sequence ATGGGATGTTTTAACGCAAGAGCGATTTTTAATTATCTGGTGTTTCTTTTTTTCTTATTGCTAAGCACTTCGTGCGCCTCCACCCTCAATCCAACTGAAAGAATGCAGCTTTTGGTGCAGGGCACTGACTTTCAATATGAAAAAATCAGAACAATAGATTTTGATCTGGTCACATATTCCCGTATTGAGCCTGGGGCTGAAAACCTGACAATATACATCGAAGGAGACGGACAGGCATGGAGAACTCGATCCAGAGTTTCGTTTGACCCTACTCCGCATAACCCGCTCGGGTTTATGCTGGCCGCATTGGACCCGGCTCTTTCCGTTGTATATCTGGCCCGTCCTTGTCAGTTTGTAGGCGGTACAGAGGCGAGAAATTGCGATGTGTCCTGTTGGACCTCTGGGCGATTCAGCAAAAAAAATGTTCAAGCCATCGATGAAGCCATTTCGCAGGTGAAGCAGCAGGCCAAGGCACAGAAAATACATCTTGTCGGGTATTCCGGCGGCGGAGCAATAGCTCTACTTGTTGCAGCTCAAAGAGATGATATTCTATCTGTCAGGACTGTTGCCGGAAATCTGGATCACAAAAAATGGACGTCGCCCTATCTCCGAAGCATACCCTCGGGTAGAAGTCGTTCATGA
- a CDS encoding IS1182 family transposase: MLKKPEQKQVTVELVTIEELVPKSHLLRKINKFIDFAFIREKTKHLYCDNNGRPAIDPEVLFKMLFIGYIFGIRSERQLVKEIQVNMAYRWFLGFGIKDKIPDASTISQNRRRRFNGTTIAQDIFDNIVFQAMKRKMVDGKTLYTDSTHLKANANKNKFIDKIVCKRTQSYLTELDEAVEEDRKAHEKKPLKPKPASTPIKRVKESTTDPDAGYMFRDGKPKGFHMLAHRTVDGKFNIITDSYITTGAINDSVPYLDRLDRQIKRFEFDVKAVGLDAGYFTSHICKGLEDRDIFGAISYRRPNKRKVFLAKRFYKYDHEKDCYVCPAGHELQYRTTNREGFRQYASCPNICVKCELLAKCTSNQKHVKVVTRHVWEDSKEKMIENRLSPRGRRLYKRRKETVERSFADAKELHGHRYARMRGLSKVQEQSLLCAACQNMKKMALILSATHLFLDIFYISTIQKSIRSFLRLDSSF, translated from the coding sequence ATGTTAAAAAAGCCCGAGCAAAAGCAAGTCACTGTTGAGCTGGTCACAATTGAAGAACTGGTTCCTAAAAGCCATTTACTTCGAAAAATAAACAAATTTATCGACTTCGCATTCATTCGAGAGAAGACCAAGCATCTTTACTGTGACAACAATGGTCGTCCAGCAATTGATCCTGAAGTTCTCTTTAAGATGCTTTTTATCGGGTATATATTTGGAATTCGTAGCGAAAGACAGCTTGTCAAAGAAATACAAGTTAATATGGCTTATCGCTGGTTTCTTGGATTTGGCATCAAGGATAAAATTCCAGATGCATCAACGATAAGTCAAAATAGAAGAAGACGATTTAACGGAACTACAATTGCTCAGGATATATTTGATAATATCGTTTTTCAGGCTATGAAACGAAAGATGGTTGATGGTAAAACACTTTATACAGACTCTACTCATCTAAAAGCCAACGCTAACAAGAATAAATTCATCGACAAGATCGTTTGCAAAAGAACTCAATCGTATTTAACAGAGCTTGATGAAGCCGTGGAGGAAGACCGAAAAGCCCACGAAAAAAAGCCTTTAAAGCCTAAGCCAGCCTCAACTCCCATCAAAAGAGTCAAAGAAAGCACGACAGATCCCGATGCTGGCTACATGTTCAGGGACGGAAAGCCCAAGGGATTTCACATGCTGGCCCACCGCACAGTCGACGGTAAATTTAACATAATTACTGATAGTTATATAACAACAGGGGCAATAAATGATAGTGTGCCTTACTTGGACAGATTGGATCGGCAGATTAAACGTTTTGAATTTGACGTAAAAGCAGTTGGACTCGATGCAGGATATTTTACTTCACACATTTGCAAGGGTTTGGAAGATAGAGATATTTTTGGTGCGATAAGCTACCGCAGACCCAACAAACGCAAAGTTTTTTTAGCGAAACGATTCTACAAATATGACCATGAAAAAGATTGCTATGTGTGCCCTGCCGGACATGAACTTCAGTACAGAACAACGAACAGGGAAGGCTTTCGTCAGTATGCATCCTGTCCAAATATTTGCGTAAAATGTGAATTGTTAGCTAAGTGTACGTCCAATCAAAAACACGTAAAAGTTGTAACCCGTCACGTCTGGGAAGATTCAAAAGAAAAAATGATAGAGAACCGTCTCAGCCCGCGCGGCAGAAGGCTATACAAACGCCGAAAAGAAACAGTTGAGCGTAGTTTTGCCGATGCAAAAGAGCTGCACGGGCATCGCTATGCGCGGATGCGTGGGCTTTCGAAAGTTCAGGAGCAAAGTCTTCTGTGCGCAGCTTGCCAAAACATGAAGAAAATGGCGCTCATCCTGAGCGCAACACACTTGTTTTTAGACATTTTTTATATATCTACCATTCAAAAGAGCATTCGAAGCTTTTTGAGGCTTGATTCTAGCTTTTAA
- a CDS encoding rhodanese-like domain-containing protein has translation MKFGTFASFLVKALLICLLSGGLAVAFNTARPKPHTLAELSHPQPPEIGEVGTVDLLQDFTAGKYSFVDARSSMEFDMGHIPGALNITVNMEGDELAVQAAMIDQSRPVIIYCDGLSCGKSLIVAKKLVEKGIKDVSVYTEGIDGWIGAGMDLEAN, from the coding sequence ATGAAGTTCGGTACTTTTGCATCTTTCCTGGTTAAGGCATTGCTCATATGTCTTTTGTCTGGCGGATTGGCTGTAGCTTTCAATACGGCTCGTCCCAAGCCGCACACCCTTGCGGAATTAAGTCATCCTCAGCCTCCTGAGATTGGAGAGGTTGGCACTGTGGACCTGTTGCAGGACTTTACAGCGGGTAAGTATTCTTTCGTGGATGCCCGCAGCAGTATGGAGTTCGACATGGGGCATATTCCCGGTGCGCTAAATATTACCGTTAACATGGAAGGGGATGAACTGGCGGTGCAGGCAGCGATGATTGATCAAAGCCGCCCGGTAATCATCTATTGTGACGGGCTTTCATGCGGTAAGAGCTTGATTGTAGCTAAGAAACTGGTCGAGAAGGGTATTAAGGATGTTTCAGTGTATACTGAAGGCATAGACGGCTGGATCGGAGCCGGAATGGATTTGGAGGCAAACTAA
- a CDS encoding IS3 family transposase: protein MARQEGLYPIVSLCRVLSVSRSGYYDWQKRLPSEQQKRRDKIRQAASTSYRESDGVYGYRKVHEDVIEAIGFYCCPETVRRVLAAEGMKYQTVRKHRNPKAHRDEHYAPNLLSREFTASATNEKWVSDITYIPTGEGWLYLAIVQDIFSRKIVGWSMSHRVDADLACSALDMAISNRRPTGEVLFHSDRGSQYTSSSFSSALHRHGCVTSMSRRGNCWDNAVAENFFSKLKRERVNRNRQKSPTFSKYSDWVCSGCVL, encoded by the coding sequence ATCGCTAGACAAGAAGGACTCTATCCAATCGTTTCATTGTGCCGCGTTTTGTCTGTCAGCAGAAGTGGTTATTATGACTGGCAAAAACGGTTGCCAAGCGAACAGCAGAAAAGACGGGATAAAATCCGGCAAGCGGCCAGCACGTCTTACCGAGAAAGTGACGGAGTGTATGGATACCGAAAGGTGCACGAGGACGTAATCGAAGCTATCGGCTTTTACTGTTGTCCAGAAACCGTAAGGCGCGTCCTTGCCGCTGAAGGGATGAAATATCAAACAGTGCGTAAGCACCGTAACCCGAAAGCACACCGGGATGAGCACTACGCACCGAACCTGTTGTCGCGGGAGTTCACTGCCAGTGCTACAAATGAAAAATGGGTTTCGGATATTACGTACATCCCTACAGGCGAAGGATGGCTCTATCTGGCAATTGTGCAGGACATTTTTTCTAGAAAAATAGTCGGCTGGTCCATGTCCCACCGAGTCGACGCAGATCTGGCGTGTAGCGCACTGGATATGGCGATCAGCAACCGACGTCCTACGGGAGAGGTGCTTTTCCACTCAGACCGAGGGAGTCAGTACACCAGCTCCTCTTTTTCATCGGCTCTTCACAGGCACGGCTGTGTAACCAGTATGAGTCGTCGAGGAAACTGTTGGGATAATGCTGTCGCAGAAAACTTTTTTAGCAAGTTGAAAAGGGAGCGGGTAAACCGTAACCGTCAGAAGAGCCCCACCTTTTCAAAATATTCTGATTGGGTATGCTCAGGATGCGTTCTTTGA